A single genomic interval of Musa acuminata AAA Group cultivar baxijiao unplaced genomic scaffold, Cavendish_Baxijiao_AAA HiC_scaffold_429, whole genome shotgun sequence harbors:
- the LOC135659105 gene encoding large ribosomal subunit protein uL2m → MNCDWSKPSKSFLRPAQNVHTYLRRFQDLVPTANSDRVEGSNELAASLPRPPVSRYRKGDLNSQVGNCIPLANLRMGTWVHDIECNPGQGAKLVRAAGTYAKIIKEPASLCLVQLPSGVSKQIDSRCRATIGIVSNPNHGARKLRKAGQSRWLGRRPIVRGVAMNPVDHPHGGGEGRTKGGRPSVSPWGKPTKAGFRAVLGVGQVRM, encoded by the coding sequence ATGAATTGCGATTGGTCCAAACCTTCTAAAAGCTTCTTGCGACCTGCCCAGAATGTCCATACATACCTTCGTCGGTTCCAAGACCTTGTTCCCACTGCGAATTCAGATCGGGTTGAAGGGAGCAATGAGCTGGCTGCTTCTTTGCCACGCCCCCCAGTTTCTAGATACAGGAAAGGAGATCTCAATTCTCAAGTAGGAAATTGCATACCATTAGCAAATCTACGTATGGGAACATGGGTACATGATATTGAATGTAATCCAGGTCAAGGCGCAAAGCTAGTTCGAGCCGCAGGAACATATGCGAAAATAATCAAGGAGCCTGCCTCACTCTGTCTTGTGCAGCTACCTTCGGGTGTTTCCAAACAAATAGATTCCCGATGCCGAGCTACAATTGGTATAGTTTCTAATCCCAACCATGGTGCACGTAAGCTTCGAAAAGCTGGACAAAGCCGGTGGTTAGGCAGACGCCCCATTGTTCGTGGTGTTGCAATGAATCCAGTGGATCATCCTCATGGAGGAGGTGAGGGGCGCACGAAAGGAGGTAGACCTTCGGTGTCACCTTGGGGGAAGCCAACCAAAGCAGGATTTCGGGCAGTATTGGGGGTTGGTCAAGTCAGAATGTAG
- the LOC135659106 gene encoding small ribosomal subunit protein uS3m-like yields MARKGNPISVRLDLNRSSDPSRFSEYYYGKSVYQDVNLRSYFGSIRPPTILTFGFRLGRCIILHFPKRTFIHFFLPRRPLRLKQPDKSRPGKVLGRWWAFEKVGPIRCLYSSEGKEEQRNEVRGQGARKRVELIRLLDRDKQNSILIWPKKKLSYGYHDRSPSINTPISKLLRVSGAHPKYLGVVNNIALKMENYHSSRRTQLFKFFLPKKYRGPTRTLPAAAVRPSFHYLVMQYLLNTKNKMHFDPVSVLNHFVAPGLAEPSTLRGSKAGSNFERRIRSRIAFLVESFTSDRKCLGQVKRRFLHLISLANDLRFAGTTKTTISLFPFFGATFFFPRDGVGVYKNLFLDNAREQLLGQLRIKCWNLMGKAPNAIISLMDKLMDLGDIRELIKGIDILIEIILRKRRIPYGYNSYLNEVHKMRYNLFQRTQTNTLIESVKIKSVCQSASLIAQDISFQPRNNPISFRSIFSNIVKEIPLIMPKGVEGIRISCSGRLGGAEIARTECGKFGKTSPNVFNQKIDYAPAEVSTRYGISGVKVRISYSMKKKGRATSETYKI; encoded by the exons ATGGCACGAAAAGGAAATCCGATTTCGGTAAGACTTGATCTGAATCGTAGTTCAGATCCAAGTCGGTTCAGTGAG TATTATTATGGTAAATCAGTCTATCAAGATGTCAATCTTAGATCTTATTTCGGTTCGATACGTCCACCTACAATATTGACCTTTGGCTTTCGTCTTGGTAGGTGTATTATTCTACATTTTCCAAAAAGGACATTTATTCATTTCTTTCTTCCCCGTCGACCACTACGACTGAAACAACCCGACAAATCAAGACCCGGAAAGGTTTTGGGCCGGTGGTGGGCATTTGAGAAAGTCGGGCCGATCAGGTGTCTTTATTCAAGCGAGGGTAAAGAGGAACAACGAAACGAAGTCAGAGGCCAGGGGGCAAGGAAAAGAGTGGAGTTGATAAGGCTCTTAGACCGGGATAAGCAAAACTCAATCCTTATTTGGCCGAAAAAGAAGCTAAGCTATGGATACCATGACCGATCACCATCGATAAATACTCCTATTTCTAAATTACTTCGGGTCAGCGGGGCGCATCCTAAATACTTAGGGGTTGTAAATAACATAGCCTTGAAGATGGAGAATTACCACTCCTCCAGAAGAACTCAGTTATTCAAGTTCTTTTTACCAAAGAAGTACCGCGGCCCGACGCGGACCCTCCCAGCAGCAGCAGTGCGTCCATCCTTTCATTATTTGGTTATGCAATACTTATTGAATACAAAGAACAAAATGCATTTCGACCCCGTCTCCGTTCTCAATCATTTCGTGGCACCGGGTTTGGCTGAACCATCTACTTTGAGGGGAAGTAAGGCAGGAAGCAACTTCGAAAGGAGAATACGCTCTCGCATCGCTTTTTTAGTAGAAAGCTTTACCAGCGATAGAAAGTGTCTTGGCCAAGTCAAAAGGAGGTTTCTCCACTTAATTAGCTTGGCGAATGATCTTCGCTTCGCGGGAACAACAAAAACAACCATATCACTCTTTCCTTTCTTCGGTGCTACCTTTTTCTTTCCAAGGGATGGAGTCGGGGTGTATAAGAACCTCTTTTTGGACAATGCCCGGGAACAACTCCTAGGTCAATTAAGGATCAAATGTTGGAACCTCATGGGTAAGGCTCCCAATGCTATAATTTCATTAATGGATAAATTAATGGACCTCGGTGATATTAGAGAATTAATAAAAGGAATAGATATTCTGATAGAGATCATACTGAGAAAGAGGAGAATTCCTTACGGGTACAACTCTTATTTGAACGAAGTGCACAAAATGCGATATAATCTGTTTCAGAGAACTCAGACTAATACCTTAATTGAGTCGGTCAAGATCAAATCCGTTTGTCAAAGTGCTTCTCTGATTGCTCAAGACATCTCTTTTCAACCGAGGAACAATCCAATCTCATTTCGTTCCATTTTTAGTAATATAGTCAAGGAGATTCCCTTAATAATGCCTAAAGGGGTGGAGGGGATACGTATTAGTTGTTCAGGTCGATTAGGAGGTGCGGAAATAGCTAGAACTGAATGCGGAAAGTTTGGAAAAACATCTCCTAATGTATTTAACCAGAAAATCGATTATGCTCCCGCTGAAGTCTCTACTCGTTACGGAATTTCAGGTGTCAAAGTGCGGATCTCATATAGTATGAAAAAGAAGGGACGTGCTACATCCGAAACGTACAAAATATAA